TCAACCCGAAATTCAAGACGAGCAGCAAGCCATAACATTACAGCTTTTAAACAATTTAGCCCCTTCAACTTATCTCGTTAATCCTCAAATTTGGACGATTATTATTCTCAAAGGGGTACAAATTTGCATTCAGTCGGGATACGCACCTGAGTCTGCTTTTTTCTATCCCACCTACGGCATACTACTTGCCTCAATGTTTGCACGATATAAATCAGCTTATGAATTCGGTCAACTCGCACTTCAACTGAATCAAAAGTGGGGACATCCTATTTATAAAGCTTGTGCTTCCCTGGTAATTTGTTTGAATTATTGGTTTAAACCCCTGAAAGAATCTAACCGAATTAGCAATGATGGTTATCAATCTGCTTTAGAATCGGGAGATTTGCAGTATGCAGGATATATGTTAAATAACAAATCTTTGAACTTTTTTATTCAAGGAATTGATTTAGCGCAATTGCTCCCGGAAGTCGAAAGTTATTTACAATTTGGCAAAAAAACAGAGAACCAGCTTGTTACCGATACATTAAAAGGGTTATATCTCATTCTTTCAAATTTGAGAAATCAAACCTCATCAGAACGTCCTTTCGATAGCAATGAGATTGAAGAGAAAGAATATATTGAAAACTTCCAAAAACAAAAAAACTTTTATTCCCTTTGCTTTTATCAAATTTTTAAGCTCCAAGCATTATATATCTATGGCAATACTACAGCCGCTTTAGACTGCGCTTTATCGGCAGAAGAAATGTTGCCTTTCATTTTAGGAACATTACCCGCAACAGAATACAACTTTTATTCATCATTGACTTTTCTAGCTGCGTACCCTGAAGCTTCAGAATCTGAAAAGGAAATTTATCGAAATAAGGTTGAAGAGAATCAAAAATCAATAATTGTTTGGGCAGATAATTGCCCGGATAACTTTCTGCATAAATATTTATTAATAGAAGCAGAAATTGCTCATTTATGGGGAAGTAACTCAGAAGCAATTGACTATTACAATCGCGCAATTGAGTCGGCTAAAGCCAATGGATTCGTGCAAAATGAAGCGTTAGGGAACGAACTCGCAGCAAAATTTTGGTTCCAAGAAGATAAGCCAAAATATGCAAAAGTTCATTTACAAGAAGCCTATTACAGCTATCGACGTTGGGGTGCAATACGAAAGGTTGAAAGCTTAGAGGAACGATATCCCTATTTGCGGAATCCATCATCTGGAAATATGAATTTACTCGATCCAAAAGTGACAGCAATTCACACTTCTCACGGTAGTGGTGGCGGGGAAGTTTTGGATTTAGCGACAGTTGTGAAAGCCTCACAAGCGATTTCTAGCGAAATTGTCTTAGATAAGTTGCTGGCAAATTTGATGGAAATTTCAATTGAAAATGCAGGCGCACAAAAAGGGTTTCTCATTTTAGTGAGAGGTGGAGAATTATGGATTGAAGCGGAAACAGTTGTGGATTCGGAAGATACGATCGTACAGCAATCTATCCCAGTAAAAAACTGCGACAAGTTACCCTTAACAATTATCAATTACGTGGAACGATTGCGTCAAGATATTGTATTGATCGATGCCGCAACAGAAGGGCAGTTTACCAACGATTCTTACGTAGAAGCAAATTGCTTAAAATCAGTGCTATGTACGCCTATTGTCAATCAAGGAAAACTACTAGGTATTTTATATTTAGAAAATAATTTAACCACGGGAGTTTTCACCCCACAACGATTAGAAATTTTAAGGCTTTTGTCCGCACAAGCTGCCGTTTCCCTAGAAAATGCTCTCCTCTACACTTCTGTCGAACAAAAAGTTCAGGAAAGAACTCAGGAATTAAATAAAAAAAATGGTCGCCTCGAACAAACGCTACACGAATTGCAACGCACCCAAGCACAACTCATTCAAAGTGAAAAAATGTCGGGTTTGGGACAAATGGTAGCAGGCGTTGCCCACGAAATCAATAATCCCGTGAGCTTCATTTATGGCAATCTTCCCCCAGCCAGTACTTACGTTCAAGAATTATTAGGACTCATCCAACTCTATCAAGAAGAATACCCGCAACCGACTCCCGCGATCGCGGATACTATTGAAGAGATCGATCTCGATTTTCTCGCAGAAGACTTGCAAAAACTGTTAGGTTCGATGAAAGTAGGAGCCGAACGGATTAATAATATTATTCTCAGCTTGCGCAACTTCTCGCGATTGGACGAAGCAGAGAAAAAACCCGTTGATATTCATGAAGGAATCGACAGTACGTTAATGATTTTGCAACCTCGATTGCGAGCATCTGGGGAGAAAGTTGGTATTAAAATTATCAAAAACTACGCTCAACTCCCCAAAGTCAATTGTTACGCCTCGCAACTCAATCAGGTGTTCATGAATATTTTAAGCAATGCTATCGATGCGCTAGAAGAGTCTTGCCTTGCGGGGGAAATTCAATCGCCTCAAATTCGCATCCGAACGATGTTGATGGAAGACCCCAAACTGGGGCAAGATAAAATTTTAATTCGCATTGCGGATAATGGTTCTGGGATGAGCGAGAGCGTCAGAGCGCATATTTTCGATCCTTTCTTCACCACAAAACCCGTCGGAAGCGGTACGGGGTTGGGATTGTCCATTAGTTATTCCATCGTAGTCGAGCGTCACGGGGGCGAGTTAAACTGTATTTCGACAGAGGGAAAAGGAACCGAGTTCGCGATCGCGATTCCTCGTTAAACTCTTATTGGGGTAACTATCCAATAGGGACACAGCATTGCCATATCCCTATAATCTTAGTTATTGTTACTTTATCTCACTTTGCCGTTTGCGACGGAGCGAACCCATCCCGACAATCCCTAATGCTAAAAACCCAAGTGTTGAGGTTGGTTCGGGAACTGTTTCAAGCTTCAATTGAGCAAAAGAAACAATCGAATCGTCGGCGTAGCTAAACGGAATAACGTTTTCAGCATTAGACACGGTAAATGTTTGACCGCCTCCAAGTCCAATAGAACTACCTACAGTAGACTGTAGGCTACCGAGAATTCCTGCTGAAGTGAAGCCATTTTTGAGCAAGTCTAATTGCACCGTGCCAATCTTACCAACCGCAGGAATTCCAGCGATTTGTGGGACACGAATCGAACCAACTCCAGGAATGCCCAGACGGTCGGTAGTAATCAAGCCACTTTTCGGCGATAATGTTAAAGTCAACAGGGCAAATTTGAGCCGTCCGGAATTCAGGAATTTATTAAGATTGGGAGCATTTGTAAAATCAAATCCCCACGTTGTGAGTTCATCAATTCCATTGCCTAATGTTGAATTTCCACCACTACGGGTAATGGTAAAATCTCCATTCTGGGTACTGGTTTGACCGTCCAGTGGTGCATTGAAAATTTGAGTAGGTTCCGTAGAACCAGAAACAGGATTAGAGATAATAGAAGCAGCATTAACTTTTCCTGGATTTAGAGCGCTAAAAGCAACCAAGAGTGCCGTCACCACTAGCCCATTTTTTCCCGTAACAAAGTGCTGTGTTGTAGATTGAATTCTCATAGAAGCGAACTCCAAAATTAAAGAGGGCGAACAAAGGGATTTATCCTTATGAATGTTTTCCCTATCAGTACCTATCACTCCGTCTTAACCTTGGACTTTTATGCGAAATCTTCTATTAATTAATATTTTGTAACATTTTCATTTAGGATGTCTTGAAATGCCCTTAATACTAATGTTTGGAATGCCAAAATGAAAAAATCCCTGTGACATTACACGCCACAGAGATATCAAAATTCAAGGTCAACCCGTAGAGATGAATTAACGAACGGTTTCTTGCAACTGCTGTCCGCATCCCACTCGACTCGCTGGAATCTGTGCCACCAACACCACATTTCCCTTCTCGTTCACCACCCATCCTTGCGCCTCCACCAACGGTTCAGACGAGTTCTCAGACCAAGATTTAGGCAGTTGCACGTCCTCCCAAACATCATCGCTAGTGAGGGGGTCGTAGGGGGTTTCCGGTATTCCTCCTCGTCCCATATCAATCAAACTCACGTTGGTTTGTCCCCCTGTTGCCTGACACCCTTGAATCAGTCTGGGGGAAAGAACATTTTGAGGCAAAGGAAAACTCGGTTGCTCCTCCGTATTCACCTCCACAATCCCATCAATTCCCAACGCCGAACTGGCAGTAAAATCGCTTTCCGGGGTGCGCTGACCGCGAAACTGACGGAATCCAAAGATTCCCTTTGCTGTCGCAAAAATTTCTCCTCCCTGTCCCCCAACCGCACTGGCAACAACATCGCTATTTTCCGAGAGAATTGCTAGCACTAAACCGCCAACATCCATCGTAATATT
The Lusitaniella coriacea LEGE 07157 DNA segment above includes these coding regions:
- a CDS encoding PEP-CTERM sorting domain-containing protein (PEP-CTERM proteins occur, often in large numbers, in the proteomes of bacteria that also encode an exosortase, a predicted intramembrane cysteine proteinase. The presence of a PEP-CTERM domain at a protein's C-terminus predicts cleavage within the sorting domain, followed by covalent anchoring to some some component of the (usually Gram-negative) cell surface. Many PEP-CTERM proteins exhibit an unusual sequence composition that includes large numbers of potential glycosylation sites. Expression of one such protein has been shown restore the ability of a bacterium to form floc, a type of biofilm.); amino-acid sequence: MRIQSTTQHFVTGKNGLVVTALLVAFSALNPGKVNAASIISNPVSGSTEPTQIFNAPLDGQTSTQNGDFTITRSGGNSTLGNGIDELTTWGFDFTNAPNLNKFLNSGRLKFALLTLTLSPKSGLITTDRLGIPGVGSIRVPQIAGIPAVGKIGTVQLDLLKNGFTSAGILGSLQSTVGSSIGLGGGQTFTVSNAENVIPFSYADDSIVSFAQLKLETVPEPTSTLGFLALGIVGMGSLRRKRQSEIK